From the Primulina tabacum isolate GXHZ01 chromosome 3, ASM2559414v2, whole genome shotgun sequence genome, one window contains:
- the LOC142541174 gene encoding uncharacterized protein LOC142541174 isoform X2, whose protein sequence is MDSNTQSEEEEEKSEEPFTENNEVLSDESLLDHGMTTISEHHFGETEDGFSISIIENMKEEYGLYVWPCSIILAEYIWQQRTRFSGANVVELGAGTSLPGLVAVKVGADVTLTDDSNRSEVLDNMRRVCKLNDIKCKVMGLTWGVWDAPVFTLQPNIILGADVLYDSTKFDDLFATVSFLLHKHLDSVFITTYHNRSGHHLIELLMVKWGLKCTKLVDGFSFMPSHKASRLSGNIQLVEIVLDAL, encoded by the exons ATGGATTCGAATACTCAGtcggaagaagaagaagagaagAGTGAG GAACCATTTACGGAGAACAATGAAGTACTTTCAGATGAATCATTGCTTGACCATGGAATGACCACGATATCTGAACATCATTTTGGTGAAACGGAGGATGGTTTCTCCATCAGCATCATTGAG AACATGAAAGAAGAATACGGATTGTATGTATGGCCCTGTAGTATTATTCTAGCTGAGTACATTTGGCAGCAGAGGACACGATTTTCTGGGGCTAATGTTGTTGAG CTGGGTGCTGGAACTTCTCTGCCTGGATTGGTTGCTGTGAAAGTGGGTGCAGATGTAACACTTACGGATGACTCAAACAGATCGGAG GTGTTGGATAATATGAGGAGGGTGTGTAAATTAAATGATATCAAGTGTAAA GTAATGGGGCTAACATGGGGTGTATGGGATGCTCCTGTCTTCACTTTGCAGCCTAATATCATTCTTGGAGCTGATGTTCTCTATGATTCTACCA AATTCGATGATCTTTTCGCAACTGTCTCATTTTTACTCCACAAACATCTGGATTCTGTTTTCATCACAACCTATCACAACAGAAG CGGGCATCACTtaattgagttgttgatggtgaaATGGGGTTTGAAGTGCACCAAGCTTGTTGACGGGTTTTCGTTCATGCCCTCCCACAAGGCATCAAGGTTGAGTGGAAACATTCAGTTGGTAGAGATTGTTTTGGATGCTCTCTAA
- the LOC142541176 gene encoding LOW QUALITY PROTEIN: ubiquitin-like-conjugating enzyme ATG10 (The sequence of the model RefSeq protein was modified relative to this genomic sequence to represent the inferred CDS: inserted 1 base in 1 codon) — protein sequence MESGDGTLSATEFRVAACAFSELWKTFNSSLPQWSWVPSPKRSCVHYQNMEGYLSSENVILPRFCVEDDVMEEVECSSAEEDDFIDTAKLVRNHDSGTHHYNFHIVYSFSYRVPVLYFRAYCSDGQPLALKDIEKDISVNSVQLLTKSKWTFLTQEEHPILHLPWYTLHPCGTMEWMRLLLGNKTCIDQGGSPIDXYLVSWFSVVGQVFGLKIPFEMV from the exons ATGGAATCTGGGGATGGAACCCTTTCTGCTACAGAGTTCCGCGTTGCTGCTTGTGCTTTCTCTGAGCTATGGAAAACATTCAACTCTTCTCTTCCACAATGGTCATGGGTTCCTTCTCCAAAACGATCTTGTGTTCATTATCAAAAT ATGGAAGGATATTTATCTTCGGAAAATGTGATTCTTCCCAGGTTTTGTGTG GAAGATGATGTGATGGAGGAGGTAGAGTGTAGTTCTGCTGAGGAAGATGACTTTATTGACACGGCTAAATTA GTTCGAAATCATGATTCCGGAACTCATCACTACAACTTCCACATTGTCTACAGCTTTTCTTACAGGGTTCCCGTGCTTTATTTTCGCGCTTACTGCAGTG ATGGACAACCTCTAGCATTAAAAGACATTGAAAAGGACATTTCAGTTAACTCTGTGCAGTTGCTAACAAAATCCAAGTGGACATTTCTCACTCAGGAG GAGCATCCCATATTGCATCTGCCATGGTATACATTACATCCCTGTGGGACAATGGAATGGATGAGGCTACTCTTAGGTAACAAAACTTGTATTGATCAAGGTGGCTCACCAATAG AATATCTGGTCTCATGGTTTTCAGTTGTTGGACAAGTATTTGGGCTTAAAATTCCTTTTGAAATGGTGTAA
- the LOC142541174 gene encoding uncharacterized protein LOC142541174 isoform X1, with product MDSNTQSEEEEEKSEEPFTENNEVLSDESLLDHGMTTISEHHFGETEDGFSISIIENMKEEYGLYVWPCSIILAEYIWQQRTRFSGANVVEQLGAGTSLPGLVAVKVGADVTLTDDSNRSEVLDNMRRVCKLNDIKCKVMGLTWGVWDAPVFTLQPNIILGADVLYDSTKFDDLFATVSFLLHKHLDSVFITTYHNRSGHHLIELLMVKWGLKCTKLVDGFSFMPSHKASRLSGNIQLVEIVLDAL from the exons ATGGATTCGAATACTCAGtcggaagaagaagaagagaagAGTGAG GAACCATTTACGGAGAACAATGAAGTACTTTCAGATGAATCATTGCTTGACCATGGAATGACCACGATATCTGAACATCATTTTGGTGAAACGGAGGATGGTTTCTCCATCAGCATCATTGAG AACATGAAAGAAGAATACGGATTGTATGTATGGCCCTGTAGTATTATTCTAGCTGAGTACATTTGGCAGCAGAGGACACGATTTTCTGGGGCTAATGTTGTTGAG CAGCTGGGTGCTGGAACTTCTCTGCCTGGATTGGTTGCTGTGAAAGTGGGTGCAGATGTAACACTTACGGATGACTCAAACAGATCGGAG GTGTTGGATAATATGAGGAGGGTGTGTAAATTAAATGATATCAAGTGTAAA GTAATGGGGCTAACATGGGGTGTATGGGATGCTCCTGTCTTCACTTTGCAGCCTAATATCATTCTTGGAGCTGATGTTCTCTATGATTCTACCA AATTCGATGATCTTTTCGCAACTGTCTCATTTTTACTCCACAAACATCTGGATTCTGTTTTCATCACAACCTATCACAACAGAAG CGGGCATCACTtaattgagttgttgatggtgaaATGGGGTTTGAAGTGCACCAAGCTTGTTGACGGGTTTTCGTTCATGCCCTCCCACAAGGCATCAAGGTTGAGTGGAAACATTCAGTTGGTAGAGATTGTTTTGGATGCTCTCTAA